Part of the Eikenella corrodens genome is shown below.
CGCCGCTGGCCAAATGGATCGAATGCAGCCACAACAGCGACAAAACCGACTACTCCTTCCACGCCTCCCCCGTGAGCGCCGCCGCCATGCTCGCCGCCGGCCTGTGGCGCCGCGCCGCCGGTGCCATCCTCACCTCCGCCACCCTGCAATCGCTCGGCAGCTTCGACCATTTATTGAAACAAACCGGCCTGCAATGGCTGCCCGAAACCACCACCCTCGCGCTGGAAAGCCCCTTCAACTTCCCCGCCCAAGGCGAGCTCTACATCCCGCCCGTGGCTGCCAGCCCCAAGCAGGCCGACACCCACACCGCCGAAATCGCCGAATGGCTGCCCAAGCTCATCAGCCCCGAAGAAGCCGTCGGCACCCTCGTTTTGTTCTCCTCGCGCAAACAAATGCAAGACGTGGCCTTAAGGCTACCTGAAAGCCACCTGCCCCTATTGCTCATCCAAGGCGACCTGCCCAAAGCCGTCCTGCTCGAACGCCACCGCCAAGCCATCGCCGAAGGCCGCGCCAGCATCCTGTTCGGGCTCGACAGCTTCGCCGAAGGCCTCGACCTGCCCGGCAGCGACTGCGTCCACGTCATCATCGCCAAACTGCCCTTCACCATGCCCGACCATCCCATCGAAAAAACCCGCAGCCGCTGGATAGAGCAGCGCGGCGGCAACCCCTTCATGGAAATCACCGTGCCCGAAGCCGGCATCAAACTCACCCAAGCCGTAGGCCGCCTCATCCGCACCGAACACGACTACGGCCGCATCACCATCCTCGACAACCGCATCCTCACCGCCCGCTACGGCAAACAACTCCTCGCCTGCCTGCCTCCGTTTAAACGCATCGGCTGAGTTGGGATACAGTAAAGGCTACCTGAAATTTCAGGTAGCCCGTAGATACGCGCTTCCCCGTCAAGAATCCCGTAATCGGATTCTCGAATCCGCCTTTCCCGAACCGTATCACCCAAGTTGGCTAGCTACAGGCGCAACCCAACACAAAGGCTGGGAAATGCCGGATTTAGCCGCCTAATCCACGTCCGGCAAACCCGTGCACGGTATAGTAGACCTATTGCGAAAGTATCCTGAAAATTTACAATTCCCAAATGAAATACGAAAACCTCATCCAAAGAAGCGATAGCGAATTCAAACGGCTCACAGGTGTAACGCCCGTCCTTTTTCACGAAATGCTGCAAGTCACCACAGAAGCAGAAAGCCGGAAGGTCAAGTCAGGCAGGCCGCATACGCTCGGTTTGGCAGACCAACTGCTGCTTACCCTAAGCTATCTGCGCCATTACCATACCCAACTCGAATTGGCCGCCATCTACGGCCTTTCCGAAAGCAATGTCTGCCGCACCATCCGTAAAACCGAGGACGCCCTCATCCGTTGCAAACGCTTCTCCCTGCCAAAGCACAAGAATCCGGGCGACCAAACGGTCATCATTGACGTTACCGAAAGCCCGATTGAACGTCCCAAAAAAACAGCGGCAGTATTACAGCGGCAAGAAAAGGCGGCACACGGTTAAAATCCGGGTCATATACGGCAGGGAAACGGAAAAAATCATCAGCATCCGGACGGGGATGGGTGCCCGGCATGACATGCGTTTAGCCAAGAGGCACCTTGCAGAGCTTTATCCCTACAAAATAGTCATTGCGGATAAGGGTTATCAAGGATTGGCCAAAACCGGATTACAGACCCCGAAAAAGAAATCCAAACGTCATCCGCCGGACAAACAGGATAAAGAGGCGAACAGGCGGTTAGGCAAACTCAGAACCGTCATCGAGCACATCAACAGGAAACTGAAGATATTCAAAATATTGTCGCTGCCTTACCGCAACAGGCGGAAACGGTTCGGGTTAAGGGCAAATCTGATTGCAGGACTGGTTAATGCGATGGGATGAATATTTTCGCAAGAGGTCTAATATAGTGAATTAACAAAAACCAGTACAGCGTTGTCCCGCCTTGCCGTACTAATTTGTACTGTCTGCGGCTCGCCGCCTTGTCCTGATTTTTGTTAATCCACTATAAAAGGCTACCTGAAAACCGATTGCTGGTTTTCAGGTAACCCTAATTCCCCGCCCTGCCTGTGCTATGATTCGACTTTCATCCACACCACACAAACCCTACCATGACCACCCTGCAAAACGATACCTTCCTGCGCGCCCTCGCCAAACAGCCTGTTTCCCACACCCCGGTATGGCTCATGCGCCAAGCCGGGCGCTATCTGCCCGAATACCGCGCCGTACGCGCCCGTGCCGGCGGTTTTTTGGATTTGTGCAAAAATACCGAACTGGCTACTGAAGTAACCCTCCAACCCATCGACCGCTTCGGCCTCGATGCCGCCATCCTCTTTTCCGACATCCTCACCGTACCTGATGCCATGGGCTTGGGCCTCTATTTTGCCGAAGGCGAAGGCCCGAAATTTGCCCGCCCGTTGCAAAACGAAGCCGACATTGCCGCGCTGCAAGTGCCCGATATGGCCAAACTGCGCTATGTATTCGACGCCGTTTCCTCCATCCGCCGCGCGCTGAACGGCCGCGTGCCCCTGATCGGCTTTGCCGGCAGCCCCTTCACCCTCGCCTGTTATATGGTGGAAGGCGGCGGCAGCAAAGAATTCCGCCAAATCAAAACCCTGCTCTACCGCCGCCCCGAGCTGCTGCACCACATCCTCAACATCACCGCCCAAGCCGTAACCGCCTATCTGAACGAACAAATCGCCGCCGGCACCCAAGCCGTGCAGATTTTCGACACCTGGGGCGGCCTGCTTTCCGATGCCGCTTTCCCCGAGTTCAGCCTGGCCTATATGCGCCAAATCATCAGCGGCCTCACCCGCGAACACGAAGGCCGCCGCGTGCCCGTTATCCTGTTTACCAAAGGCGGCGGCCAATGGCTCGAACTGATGGCCGAAAGCGGCGCCGACGCGCTCGGCTTGGATTGGACGGTGAACCTCGGCCGGGCACGGCAGCGCGTGGGCGGCCAAGTGGCGCTACAGGGCAACTTCGACCCCGCCGCCCTGTTCGGCACGCCCGAATCCATCCGCGCCGAAGTACGCCGTATTTTGCACAGCTACGGCGAAGGCAGCGGCCATATCTTCAATCTCGGCCACGGCATCAGCCAGCACACCGACCCGGAAAACGTACAGGCGCTGGTGGATGCCGTACACGAATACTCTGCCCGCAGCGGGGTCTAAGCCGGCAGCTTGGTTTTCACTCCGTTCCATTCAGCCAATATTTTCAGGTAGCCTCAAGCTATTCAGGCTACCTGAAAATATCAACCACGTTATAGAACCTCTCGAGTTTCATCATCCACACCGCCCCGATTCCCGCCCACCGAAAACAGCGTAAAATACGCCCTTCCCCATCCCACTCAAGGATTAGACCATGCCACACCACAACACACCCACGCACACCCAGCCGCAAGGTGAGCTCCTGCTGCGCACCGTAGCCATGCCCAGCGACACCAACCCCAACCAAGACATCTTCGGCGGCTGGATTATGTCGCAGATGGATTTGGGCGGCGGAATCTTGGCTGCCGAAATCGCCCAAGGCCGAATCGCCACCGTGTGTGCGCAGGAAATGAACTTTATCCGGCCGGTGAAAGTCGGCAACGTGGTGTGCTGCTACGGCCGTTGTGTGCGCGTAGGCAACACCTCGCTCCAACTAAAACTCGAAGTGTGGGTGAAAACCCTGATGAACGACCACGTTACCGAAACCCGCGAGCTGGTAACCGAAGCTATGTTCACCTATGTGGCCATCGATGCCCAAGGCAACCCGCGCCCGGTGCCGAAAGAAAACAACCCCAAGCTGGCCGGCTTGCTGTAAGCACTTGGGGCTACCTGAAAATCTTTGTACTGATTTTCAGGTAGCCTGCCATCCCGCGCCGGGCAGCCATGCCCAACCCACTCCAAGCATGCCATGAACAATGGTTTGGCATTGCCATGAAACAGCCAACACACAAAGGCTACCTGAAACTGCATCCGCAGAATTTTCAGGTAGCCTTTTTCGCTTGCTATCCGATGCCGTCGGCTCACCCCGACACATCCGCCCAAGTCAGCCCGAAGCGTTGCAGGTATTTGCGCAGGCGGTCGCTGTCGTTGGCAGTGGCGCGTTCCAGCCGCGATACGTTAAACAAGGCGCGGCCGGCGGCAGCCATGTTGGGGTGGCGGCGGCATTCGGCGATGACGTGTTGCAGTTGGATGCGGTCGAACAGGTCGAGGGTTTCGGTATCGATTTTGGCGGGCAGGCCGTCTGAAAGCCGGTTTGCAAAAGGGTTTTCCGCATCGTCCGCATCCGTTTCGTCCGCCCACAGCCATTTCAGACGGCCTATTTCGGCTTCGACCAATTCGGTCTGTATCCTGCCCTGCGGGGCAAGCGTGGCCAGGCGCATGATGCTGGCGGCAAGGTCGCGGAAATTGCCGTGCCATCGGGCTTCGCTTGAATGGGCGAAGGCAAGGTAGGCAGACAGGGCTTCTTTATTGAAACGGGTGGCGCGGCCGAGTTCCTGCGAAGCGAGCGCGAGCTGGTGTTCGATGTTCGGCTCGATGTCTTCGCGGCGGTCGGCAAGCGCGGGCAGCGGATAATTCCAGATATTGATGCGGGCGAACAGGTCTTCACGGAAGCGTCTGGCGCGGATTTCCCGCCGCAGGTCGCGGTTGGTACCGGCGATAAGCTGGAAACTGCTGTGCACTTCCTTGTCGCTGCCGACGGGATAAAAATGTTTTTCTTCAATGGCTTTGAGTAACATAGCCTGTTCGTCCAAACCCAATTCGCCGATTTCGTCCAAAAACAACACGCCGCCATCAGCGGTTTTCAAATAGCCTTCGCGCTTTTCCGCCGCACCGGTAAACGCGCCTTTTTTATGACCAAACAGGGCGGAAGCCGCGCCGTCGCCGCGCAAGGTGGCGCAGTTTACATCAACAAACTCGCCTTTAATCAGATGGCGTGCTTTTTTCAATTCGAAAATCCTGCGTGCCAACATCGATTTGCCCGCGCCGGTAGGGCCGGAGAGCAAAATCGGCGACGGAGAATGCAGCGCGACTTGTTCGATTTCGGCAATCATGCGGTTGAAGGCGGCGTTTTGGGTGGAGATGCCGCTTTTCAGGTAGCGCACCGCGTCATCGCGCACGGCAGCGAGGCGTTCGGCCAGCACATCGTAACGCGCTAAGTCCAAATCGATGATTTCATAGCGGCCGACATCGCCTTTTCCCATGTTTCGCCTTTGATTTTTCGGCGGCGCAGTCTGCAACAGCACACCGGGGATTTGACGCGATTCCACCAATAAAAACAGACAGATTTGCGCAACGTGCGTACCGGTGGTGATATGGGTAAGATAAGTTTCCTCTTCCGTATCAAACGCATAGCCCGCCGCCCAATCGTGCAGCTTGGTATAAACCTCGGAAAAATCCCACGGGTTTTCCAGCTCCATGGGCACGAGATTGACGGCGGTGTGCGGCGACACGTCTTGAATATCGGCTTTAACATGATCCGCCAGA
Proteins encoded:
- the rtcR gene encoding RNA repair transcriptional activator RtcR; the protein is MNSRKNVAISFLGTVLDSGFGQGRWLKWRPNVAMNQRQDFHIDRMELFYAEKYRDLADHVKADIQDVSPHTAVNLVPMELENPWDFSEVYTKLHDWAAGYAFDTEEETYLTHITTGTHVAQICLFLLVESRQIPGVLLQTAPPKNQRRNMGKGDVGRYEIIDLDLARYDVLAERLAAVRDDAVRYLKSGISTQNAAFNRMIAEIEQVALHSPSPILLSGPTGAGKSMLARRIFELKKARHLIKGEFVDVNCATLRGDGAASALFGHKKGAFTGAAEKREGYLKTADGGVLFLDEIGELGLDEQAMLLKAIEEKHFYPVGSDKEVHSSFQLIAGTNRDLRREIRARRFREDLFARINIWNYPLPALADRREDIEPNIEHQLALASQELGRATRFNKEALSAYLAFAHSSEARWHGNFRDLAASIMRLATLAPQGRIQTELVEAEIGRLKWLWADETDADDAENPFANRLSDGLPAKIDTETLDLFDRIQLQHVIAECRRHPNMAAAGRALFNVSRLERATANDSDRLRKYLQRFGLTWADVSG
- the hemE gene encoding uroporphyrinogen decarboxylase; translated protein: MTTLQNDTFLRALAKQPVSHTPVWLMRQAGRYLPEYRAVRARAGGFLDLCKNTELATEVTLQPIDRFGLDAAILFSDILTVPDAMGLGLYFAEGEGPKFARPLQNEADIAALQVPDMAKLRYVFDAVSSIRRALNGRVPLIGFAGSPFTLACYMVEGGGSKEFRQIKTLLYRRPELLHHILNITAQAVTAYLNEQIAAGTQAVQIFDTWGGLLSDAAFPEFSLAYMRQIISGLTREHEGRRVPVILFTKGGGQWLELMAESGADALGLDWTVNLGRARQRVGGQVALQGNFDPAALFGTPESIRAEVRRILHSYGEGSGHIFNLGHGISQHTDPENVQALVDAVHEYSARSGV
- a CDS encoding IS5 family transposase (programmed frameshift); this translates as MKYENLIQRSDSEFKRLTGVTPVLFHEMLQVTTEAESRKVKSGRPHTLGLADQLLLTLSYLRHYHTQLELAAIYGLSESNVCRTIRKTEDALIRCKRFSLPKHKNPGDQTVIIDVTESPIERPKKQRQYYSGKKRRHTVKIRVIYGRETEKIISIRTGMGARHDMRLAKRHLAELYPYKIVIADKGYQGLAKTGLQTPKKKSKRHPPDKQDKEANRRLGKLRTVIEHINRKLKIFKILSLPYRNRRKRFGLRANLIAGLVNAMG
- the yciA gene encoding acyl-CoA thioester hydrolase YciA gives rise to the protein MPHHNTPTHTQPQGELLLRTVAMPSDTNPNQDIFGGWIMSQMDLGGGILAAEIAQGRIATVCAQEMNFIRPVKVGNVVCCYGRCVRVGNTSLQLKLEVWVKTLMNDHVTETRELVTEAMFTYVAIDAQGNPRPVPKENNPKLAGLL